The DNA region GGCGGTCCCGTTCCGCAGCCGCTGCGCGCTGACGCCTCCGAGCGGCGAGGGAGCTAGATTGGAGACCGTGTCAGCGCCCCTGGAAGCGGTCAAACAGACCATGCATACCCGCTGGCCGCTGTACCTGGCTTCGATGCTCGCGGCCAACGCGTTCGGCGCTGTCCTGGTGTGGGCCTTCATCGAGTACGGGTTGCCGGTTCCCGAAGGCGGGACCAGCGCGACCCGGGAGACCGGTCTGCTGGTTCCGGCGCTGGTGTTCGTGATCGGCGGATTCCTGAGCTTGACGGCGTCGGCGCTGATGCTGCGCCCGGTCATGCGCTGGCAGGTGCGGGGCGGGCCGCCGTCGCGGCAGGAACAGATGGCGGCGCTGCACGCACCGTTGCGGCAGGCCATCGTGCATCTGGTGTTGTGGCTGGTCGGCGGCGCGGTGCTGGCCTCGCTCATCATCGTGCGGACCCCGGAGCTGGCCGCGGCGGTGATCGTCACCGAATGTATGGCCGCCACCATCGTTTTCGGCTTCACCTACATGCTGGGGGAACGCATTCTGCGGCCGGTCGCCGCCGAGGCGCTGACCGTGGGGGCCTTCGACCACACGCTGACCGCGGGCGTCGGCACCCGGATGGCGATGACCTGGGGCATGGGCACCTTCGCGCCGACCATCGCCATCGTGCTGCTGTGCGTCACCCAGATTTCTTCTCGCGTCCAGTTTTCCGCGCAGTCGCTGGCGGTCTCGATCCTGCTGTTGTGCGGTGTGGTGATCATGCAGGCGCTGGCGCTGTCGATGCTCACCGGCTCCTCCATTTCCGATCCGATTCGCCAGCTCAGCCAGGCCATCGACCGGGTGCAGGAAGGCGCACGGGATGTGCAGGTGGAGGTTTTCGACGGTTCGGAAATCGGGCTGCTGCAGGTTGGCTTCAACCGCATGATGGGTGAGGCCGCGAAACGCCGGGAACTCCAGGAATTGTTCGGCCAGCACGTCGGCGAGGACGTCGCGCTGCGCGCGCTGGAGTACGGCACCGAACTCGGTGGTGAAACCCGATTCGTGGCGGTCTTGTTCGTCGATATGGTCGGTTCGACGGCTACCGCGGCGGAACGCCCGCCAACCGAAGTGGTCAGTCTGCTCAACGAGTTCTTCCGGGTCGTGGTGGATGTGATCGACCGCCACCACGGGCTCATCAACAAATTCATGGGTGATGCCGCCCTCGCCATCTTCGGCGCCCCGCTGGATCGTCCGGACGCGCCGACCGCCGCCCTGGCCGCGGCCCGGGAACTGCGGGAAGCCCTGCGTGAGGTGGCCGGACTGGATATCGGCATCGGCGTCTCGGCCGGGCTGGCGGTGGCCGGGAATATCGGCGGGGCAAATCGCTTCGAATACACCGTGATCGGCGATCCGGTGAACGAGGCGTCTCGATTGACCGAACTCGCCAAGGACCGTCCCGAACGGGTCCTGACCTCGTCGAGCGCGCTGTTTTTCGCCGACGAGAACGAGCAGCGCCATTGGCAGACCGGGGAGGAAGTGCAACTCCGTGGCCGCCGCCGGAAAACCCGGCTGGCCTGGCCGTTGGAAAGCGCCGATACCGCTGCTGCCGACGAGTCGGCGGCGAGTTCGTTAGGCTGACTGCGTGACGGCCCATGGTGAGCTGGACGGCGAACCTGCGCCGCCCGCGGATAACTCGCACCGTGGCAGATTCTGGTGGGCCAAATGGGTGCTCGGCGCCGCGCTCGTGGGACTGCTGATAACCGAGGGCATATATCTATATCCGCGCCTGCACGAATCCTGGAAGAACCTCACCGAAATCCATTGGGGTTGGGTCGCCGCCTGCATCCTCATGCAGGCGGTTTCCATGAGCGGGTTCGGCCGCATCCAGAAACAGCTGCTGCACGCGGGCGGCGTCGAGGTGAGTCAGCGCAAGTCGGTGTCGGTGGTGTACGGCTCCACCGGCATGTCGCTGACCCTGCCCGCCGGCCAGGTGTTCTCGACCGCCTTCACCTACCGGCAGACCCGGCGCTGGGGCGCCAGCCCGATCGTGGCGTCCTGGCAGCTGGTGATGTCGGGTGTGGTGGCCGCGACCGGGCTGGCGCTGCTCGGCCTGTTCGGCACGGTGCTGGCCGGGGACCGGGTGGGCCCCGCCAAGGTGATCCTGACGCTGGGCACCGTCGGCCTGCTGATCGGGGCGGTGAACTACGTGTCCCGGCACCCGGACGGCGTGCAGGGGCTGTTGCAGCGAATCCTGCACCTGGTCAATCGGATTCGGCACAAGCCCACCGATGCCGGGATGGACAGGGTCGCCGAGATCATGGCCCAGCTGGAGTCGGTGGACCTCGGCAAACGCGACGGCGCGTGGGTGGCGGCGTGGGCGCTGGTGCATCGGCTCGCCGATGTCGCCTGCCTGGGTTTCGCCTGTTACGCGGTGGGTGCGGACCCGCGCTGGGCGGCGCTGATGCTGGCCTTCGCGGCGGGCAAGGCCGTGGGCACCATTCCGCTGGCGCCGGGCGGCATCGTCTATGTGGACGCCACCCTCATCTATTCGCTGACCGCGGCGGCCGGACTGCCCGCGGCGCAGGCGGTGGCGGCCGCGTTCCTGTACCGGCTGGTGAGCTTCATCCTGGTGGCGATCGTCGGCTGGATCGTGTTCCTGTTCCTGTTCCGCAAGCCGCAAGCCGGTGACGCCGAACTGGAGAAGGAGTTCGAGGAGCGTGGCAATTCGCTGGTCACCGACCGTCGCCGCACCAACCCCCCGGACACCCCGGGCTCCCCTGACCGGTAGCGGAGGGTCGCGCCCGATACCCTGTGCGGCGTGAAGAAACTCGGGCCGTTCGTCGTGGATATCGCACTGGTGCTCGTGTTCTGCGCGATCGGGCGGCGCAGTCACGACGAGGCGATCGCCGCGGGTCTGCTGCGCACGTTCTGGCCGTTCGGCACGGGTCTGCTGCTGGGCTGGGTGATCTCGGTGGCGGTGGCGGCGGGCCGGGAAGGCGTCTCGGCGGCACAGCGTTTCGACGGCCGCGCGGTGTGGCCGAGCGGCGTGATCGTCTGGCTGAGCACCCTGGTCGGCGGCATGGCGCTGCGCGCGGTGTCGGGTCAGGGCGTCGCGCTCAGTTTCGTGATCGTGGCCGCGACCTTCCTGGCCCTGTTCCTGATCGGTTGGCGGGCCGCCGTGCGGGTGCTGGTGCGCTAGTCCGGGGTAGCCAACGACTGGAGTAGCCGGGCGGCCACCCGGGCGGTGAGGTCGCCGCTGTCGGGGTCGTCGATGTGGATTGCGAAGGCCAGGTCACCGAGGGTCGCGATGAGCCAGCCGTTGTTGCCGGTGGTGGCGCCGAAGACCTGGACGTCGCGATACCGGTTGAGGGCGGCCATTTCCGGAGCGCCTGCGCCGTCGTGCAGCATGGCGCGCAGCCGGTCGGTGGCCTCGGGCGGCAGCGCCGGGAGATCGGCCTCGGTGGTGGCGGGCTGGCCGATGGCGACCATCGGCTTGGGCACCTGGCCGCGGGCGACCGCGGCGGCGGCGATGGCCATGCCCCAGGGGCTGGCCAGCAGCGAGTCGGCGGCATTGCCGCGCCCGACGTTCTCGGCGCCGTTCTTACCGGTGGGCAGGCGGCCGGTGGTCTCGTCCAGGCCGGGCACCCGGAAGTCGATGCCGATGCCGAGCAGGCTGGCCGCGTCGGCTGCGTCGCCGACCGAGACATCCTGCGGCGCTTTGTGTTTGGTGACGGCGGCGACATTCTTGAACAGCTCGATCATGCCGCCGACCGGATACACCCCGGTGAAGGCGATATTGCCGCGCTCGCTGGCCTGACTGTTCTGGGCGACCGCGACCAGCGCCCCGCTGGAGGGCTGGATGGCCACGATGGAGGTCGGGGAGCCGGTGCTCACCACGGCGTCCTCGGCGGCGCGCTGCAGGTGCTGGTCCATGGTGGCGGGGATGTCGGGTCCGGGCGGCCCCTGCTCACCGGCCAGCTGGGTGACGAGAGCCCCGTTGGGCTCGAACAATTGCACGCCCCAGCCGGAATGCCCGTCGCGGTTGTCCAGCCAGACGTTGGTGAGCGCGTCGAGCATGGGCGACCAGACCCGGCGGTCGGCGGAGATCAGTTTGGGCTGTTTCTCCAGCACCACGCCGGGGATCGGGGCCATCCGGGGTTCGAGGATGGCGAAGTCGCCGTCGCGGAGGTTGACTGCGGTGATGGGTTTGCCCTGTGAGGCCGAAAGCTGTTGCATCAGCTCCGGTCCGTCGATGAGCGGGGCGACGGGGGCGATGGCCGCGGCCAGGGCGTTGGTGGAGGCGACCGGGTCGGTGATCTTGGCCGGGTCCAGTTTGACCACGTTGATGGTCTGCTCGGTCATGAGCGGCTGGCCGATGATGTCGTTCACGCGCGGGGAGGGCTGGGCGTAGGTGCGGACGAGTTTGGCGGTGCGCTTGGCGTCGAGCTGCGGCACGATCAGGGCGGGATCCCACGAAATGCGCCATCCCACACTGAGTTTGCGCACGGTGCCGTTGAGGTCGTACTTCCAGTCCCGTTTGTCGCCGAAGTTCCAGGCGCCGGTCATGGAGAAGAGACCCGTCGTACCGTCCAGTCCGATGAATTGGGTCACGCGGTAGTCCGGCTTACCCGGCGCCAGGCCATCGAAGACTTGCTTCAGCGTTGCCGAAGCCCCTGCCGGGTAGGAGGTCAGCCGCGACGCCCCGTCGTAGTCCTTCTTGTCGATGAGCGCGGTGAACCGCTCGACCACGGCTTCCGCCCCCGTCGATCGATCCCGAATCCCACATGACCCCATCGCGATCGCGATGGCCGCCACACCCGCGAGTGCGATCGCACCTCGAATCCGGAAGCGGCGGGATCCCCACACATCCATATCGCCCACTCTTCACTCTGGCCACATCTGCAACAGGTCCACGGTACCGCTTGCCGGAGGCCCGCGGTCCACCTCATCCACCAGGCGTGCATGTCCTGAGCATCACCATAGTGCCGAAGTCTGTCGGCAGTAACCAATTACATGATCACCGGTCGGTTACAGCACTGGCGTATTCGGGACTCGGCCGACCGTTCGGTTCTCACTGGTGACAGCCCTGCGCGCGATTCGTGACCAACCCCGAGCGCCCCGTTCTCCCAGAGCGGAACCCACGCGCGGTCATTGGACGTAACGTTGTAATCAGCATTACAACTCCATGCCGTTAGTGAGAGTGACCAACATGAGACACGGACATCGTGGACCTGGTTTCGGACGCACCGGCGGTTGGCAGCAAGCCGACCTTCCCGACGCCTCGGACGCTCCCGACTGGTTCGCCGGCAGATTGCCAGCTGACTGGTTCACCGGTCCCGCAACCCTCGAGGTCGATCGCGACGAAATCGTCGTCTTCGGCGAACTCCCCCTCCCCCCAGCCGAACCCGCCCCCGCGACCGAACTCGACGCCGACGTCGCGGATGCCCCGCCCGCCGGCGTCCCGCAGGCCACCCGCGAGGGCCTGCTCGCCCGCTTCCGGGAGACCACCCGGCCTGCCCGCATGCAGATCGCCCAGGAGGCCCAGGCCCGCTACGGCCGCAATGTCGCCTGGGGCGTGCTCGTCGACGGCGAGCGAATCATGTTCACCCACCTGGCCGTTCCGGTGATGACGCGATTGCGCCAGCCCGAGCGCAAGGTGCTCGACACCCTGGTCGACGCCGGCGTCGCCCGCTCCCGCTCCGACGCGCTGGCCTGGACGGTGAAACTGGCCGGCAAACACGCCGAGGAATGGCTCGGGGAATTGCGCACGGCCATGCGCAAAGTCGACGACCTGCGGACGGAGGGACCGCGCGGCCTGTGATCGGGCCTCGGGCCGATACAGTGGGCGCATGGCAGCGACCGGCCCGATCCTGGTGCTCAACGGCCCGAACCTGAACATGCTGGGCACCCGGCAGCCCGAGGTGTACGGGTCCGACACCCTCGACGATGTGGTCGAACTGTGCCGCAAGACCGCGGCCCGGTTCGATCGGGAGATCGTGGCGTTCCAGTCCAATCACGAGGGCGCGCTGATCGACCGGATCCACGCCGCCCGCGGCGTGGAGTCCGGGATCGTCATCAATCCGGGCGGCCTCACCCACACCTCGGTGGCGCTGCGCGACGCGCTGGTGATCCCCGAGGTGCCGATCGTCGAGGTGCACATCAGCAATGTGCACGCCCGCGAGGAGTTCCGGCACCACTCGTTCGTCTCGCCCATCGCGACCGCGGTGATCGCGGGCATGGGCATCCGGGGCTACGCGGCGGCCATCGAGTTCCTCAGCGCCCGCTGATCGCCCGCGTATCGTCCGCGGCGTTTCCCATCAGCGCATAGGTCGACACCGCAGTCCCGGCCTTCAGACTGGCGGCGACGGCCTTGCGCCGGAACGCCTGTGCCGTCCGCGAGAGCGTGGCGTCCACGCCGACCTCCGCGCTGGCGTCGATGATGTGCTGCGCGCCC from Nocardia tengchongensis includes:
- a CDS encoding NTF2-like N-terminal transpeptidase domain-containing protein; this encodes MDVWGSRRFRIRGAIALAGVAAIAIAMGSCGIRDRSTGAEAVVERFTALIDKKDYDGASRLTSYPAGASATLKQVFDGLAPGKPDYRVTQFIGLDGTTGLFSMTGAWNFGDKRDWKYDLNGTVRKLSVGWRISWDPALIVPQLDAKRTAKLVRTYAQPSPRVNDIIGQPLMTEQTINVVKLDPAKITDPVASTNALAAAIAPVAPLIDGPELMQQLSASQGKPITAVNLRDGDFAILEPRMAPIPGVVLEKQPKLISADRRVWSPMLDALTNVWLDNRDGHSGWGVQLFEPNGALVTQLAGEQGPPGPDIPATMDQHLQRAAEDAVVSTGSPTSIVAIQPSSGALVAVAQNSQASERGNIAFTGVYPVGGMIELFKNVAAVTKHKAPQDVSVGDAADAASLLGIGIDFRVPGLDETTGRLPTGKNGAENVGRGNAADSLLASPWGMAIAAAAVARGQVPKPMVAIGQPATTEADLPALPPEATDRLRAMLHDGAGAPEMAALNRYRDVQVFGATTGNNGWLIATLGDLAFAIHIDDPDSGDLTARVAARLLQSLATPD
- a CDS encoding DUF3054 domain-containing protein translates to MKKLGPFVVDIALVLVFCAIGRRSHDEAIAAGLLRTFWPFGTGLLLGWVISVAVAAGREGVSAAQRFDGRAVWPSGVIVWLSTLVGGMALRAVSGQGVALSFVIVAATFLALFLIGWRAAVRVLVR
- a CDS encoding adenylate/guanylate cyclase domain-containing protein, with amino-acid sequence MHTRWPLYLASMLAANAFGAVLVWAFIEYGLPVPEGGTSATRETGLLVPALVFVIGGFLSLTASALMLRPVMRWQVRGGPPSRQEQMAALHAPLRQAIVHLVLWLVGGAVLASLIIVRTPELAAAVIVTECMAATIVFGFTYMLGERILRPVAAEALTVGAFDHTLTAGVGTRMAMTWGMGTFAPTIAIVLLCVTQISSRVQFSAQSLAVSILLLCGVVIMQALALSMLTGSSISDPIRQLSQAIDRVQEGARDVQVEVFDGSEIGLLQVGFNRMMGEAAKRRELQELFGQHVGEDVALRALEYGTELGGETRFVAVLFVDMVGSTATAAERPPTEVVSLLNEFFRVVVDVIDRHHGLINKFMGDAALAIFGAPLDRPDAPTAALAAARELREALREVAGLDIGIGVSAGLAVAGNIGGANRFEYTVIGDPVNEASRLTELAKDRPERVLTSSSALFFADENEQRHWQTGEEVQLRGRRRKTRLAWPLESADTAAADESAASSLG
- a CDS encoding YbhN family protein, with protein sequence MTAHGELDGEPAPPADNSHRGRFWWAKWVLGAALVGLLITEGIYLYPRLHESWKNLTEIHWGWVAACILMQAVSMSGFGRIQKQLLHAGGVEVSQRKSVSVVYGSTGMSLTLPAGQVFSTAFTYRQTRRWGASPIVASWQLVMSGVVAATGLALLGLFGTVLAGDRVGPAKVILTLGTVGLLIGAVNYVSRHPDGVQGLLQRILHLVNRIRHKPTDAGMDRVAEIMAQLESVDLGKRDGAWVAAWALVHRLADVACLGFACYAVGADPRWAALMLAFAAGKAVGTIPLAPGGIVYVDATLIYSLTAAAGLPAAQAVAAAFLYRLVSFILVAIVGWIVFLFLFRKPQAGDAELEKEFEERGNSLVTDRRRTNPPDTPGSPDR
- the aroQ gene encoding type II 3-dehydroquinate dehydratase, yielding MAATGPILVLNGPNLNMLGTRQPEVYGSDTLDDVVELCRKTAARFDREIVAFQSNHEGALIDRIHAARGVESGIVINPGGLTHTSVALRDALVIPEVPIVEVHISNVHAREEFRHHSFVSPIATAVIAGMGIRGYAAAIEFLSAR